In one Streptomyces venezuelae genomic region, the following are encoded:
- a CDS encoding alpha/beta hydrolase family protein, producing MQLHVFSRPVVRACLAAAVATAGLLGTGLAPGARAAADNPYERGPDPTVSSIEAPRGSYAVSQTTVSSLGVSGFGGGTIYYPTSTSDGTFGAVVISPGFTAYQSSIAWLGPRLASQGFVVFTIDTLTTLDQPASRGRQLLSALDYLTTSSSVRNRVNASRLGVMGHSMGGGGTLEAAKSRTSLKAAIPLTGWNLDTTWPELRTPTLVVGADGDTVAPVSGHSEPFYQSLPGSLDKAYLELNNATHFTPNTSNTTIAKYSISWLKRFIDSDTRYEQFLCPLPRPSLTIEEYRGNCPHTS from the coding sequence GTGCAGCTGCACGTCTTCTCCCGCCCCGTGGTGCGGGCCTGCCTCGCCGCCGCGGTCGCCACCGCGGGACTCCTCGGCACCGGACTCGCACCGGGAGCCCGGGCCGCCGCGGACAACCCGTACGAGCGCGGCCCCGACCCGACCGTCTCCAGCATCGAGGCACCGCGCGGCTCCTACGCCGTCTCGCAGACCACCGTCTCCTCGCTCGGCGTGTCCGGGTTCGGCGGCGGCACCATCTACTACCCGACGTCGACCTCCGACGGCACGTTCGGCGCGGTGGTGATCTCGCCCGGGTTCACCGCCTATCAGTCGAGCATCGCGTGGCTCGGACCACGGCTCGCCTCCCAGGGCTTCGTGGTCTTCACCATCGACACCCTCACCACCCTCGACCAGCCCGCCAGCCGGGGCCGCCAACTCCTCTCCGCACTGGACTACTTGACCACGTCGAGTTCGGTGCGCAACCGGGTCAACGCGTCGCGGCTCGGCGTGATGGGCCACTCGATGGGCGGCGGCGGCACGCTGGAGGCCGCCAAGAGCCGCACGTCGCTCAAGGCGGCGATCCCGCTGACCGGCTGGAACCTCGACACGACCTGGCCGGAGCTGCGGACGCCGACGCTGGTCGTGGGCGCGGACGGTGACACCGTCGCCCCCGTCTCCGGTCACTCCGAGCCGTTCTACCAGTCGCTGCCGGGCTCGCTGGACAAGGCGTACCTGGAGCTCAACAACGCGACGCACTTCACGCCGAACACGTCCAACACGACGATCGCGAAGTACAGCATTTCCTGGCTGAAGCGGTTCATCGACAGCGACACCCGCTACGAGCAGTTCCTCTGTCCGCTGCCGAGGCCGAGCCTGACGATCGAGGAGTACCGGGGCAACTGCCCGCACACGTCCTGA
- a CDS encoding response regulator — MTPDIPIRLLLADDHPVVRAGLRAVLETEEGITVTAEAATAEEAVTRAAQGDIDVVLMDLQFGKGMNGAQATAAITARPQAPRVLIVTTYDTDADTLPAIEAGATGYLLKDAPPEELAAAVRTAAAGRTTLAATVADRLLNRLRTPATTLTRRETEVLALVADGLSNQAIGARLHLTEGTVKSHLARIYAKLDVDSRTSAVAVGTQLGLIRR, encoded by the coding sequence GTGACGCCCGACATCCCCATCCGGCTGCTCCTGGCCGACGACCATCCCGTCGTACGCGCCGGACTGCGCGCCGTCCTGGAGACGGAGGAGGGCATCACCGTGACGGCCGAGGCCGCCACGGCCGAAGAGGCCGTCACCCGCGCCGCCCAGGGCGACATCGACGTCGTCCTCATGGACCTGCAGTTCGGCAAGGGCATGAACGGCGCGCAGGCCACCGCCGCCATCACCGCACGCCCGCAGGCGCCGCGCGTCCTCATCGTCACCACGTACGACACCGACGCGGACACCCTGCCCGCGATCGAGGCCGGAGCCACCGGCTACCTCCTCAAGGACGCCCCGCCCGAGGAACTCGCCGCCGCCGTACGCACCGCCGCCGCGGGCCGCACCACGCTCGCCGCCACCGTCGCCGACCGCCTCTTGAACCGCCTGCGCACCCCCGCCACCACCCTCACCAGACGCGAGACCGAAGTCCTCGCCCTCGTCGCCGACGGCCTGTCCAACCAGGCCATCGGCGCCCGACTCCACCTCACCGAAGGCACCGTCAAATCGCACTTGGCCCGTATCTACGCCAAGCTCGACGTCGACTCCCGCACGTCCGCCGTCGCCGTCGGCACCCAGCTCGGCCTCATCCGACGGTGA
- a CDS encoding pyridoxal-phosphate-dependent aminotransferase family protein: MTSRTGRHFLQIPGPTNVPDQVLRAMSAPTIDHRGPEFAALTTELLASLKPVFGTSGPVVIFPGSGTGAWEAALVNTLSTGDRVLHVETGHFATLWQQMAASLGLYVDFLPGDWRHGASPEAVAERLAADTARTIKAVCVVHNETSTGVTSRVPEIRRAMDATGHPALLLVDTISSLGSIDYRHDEWGVDVTVAGSQKGLMLPPGLGFNAVSEKALAASRTARLRKSYWDWQPIIEANRRGFFPYTPATNLLHGLAEALRMLRAEGLPAVFARHDRHAAATRAAVRGWGLEVLCADDREHSSSLTAVLMPEGQDADKVREIILERFDMSLGAGLGRLAGRIFRIGHLGHLNDLTLAGTLAGVQMGLQLADVRIDPGGLTAALDVLRAE; the protein is encoded by the coding sequence GTGACCTCTCGAACCGGGCGGCACTTCCTGCAGATACCAGGCCCCACCAACGTCCCCGACCAGGTGCTCCGCGCCATGTCGGCGCCGACCATCGACCATCGCGGCCCCGAATTCGCGGCGCTCACCACGGAGTTGCTCGCCTCGCTGAAGCCGGTCTTCGGCACCTCCGGCCCGGTCGTGATCTTCCCCGGCTCCGGCACCGGTGCCTGGGAGGCGGCCCTGGTCAACACCCTCAGCACCGGCGACCGGGTGCTGCACGTGGAGACCGGCCACTTCGCCACGCTCTGGCAGCAGATGGCGGCGAGCCTCGGGCTGTACGTCGACTTCCTGCCCGGCGACTGGCGCCACGGCGCGTCCCCCGAGGCCGTCGCCGAACGCCTCGCGGCCGACACCGCCCGTACGATCAAGGCGGTCTGCGTCGTGCACAACGAGACATCGACCGGCGTGACCAGCAGAGTCCCCGAGATCAGGCGGGCGATGGACGCGACGGGCCACCCCGCCCTGCTGCTGGTCGACACCATCTCCTCGCTGGGGTCGATCGACTACCGGCACGACGAGTGGGGCGTAGACGTCACCGTCGCCGGGTCCCAGAAAGGGCTGATGCTGCCGCCGGGGCTCGGCTTCAATGCCGTGAGCGAGAAGGCCCTCGCCGCGTCCCGCACGGCGAGGCTGCGCAAGTCCTACTGGGACTGGCAGCCGATCATCGAGGCGAACCGGCGCGGATTCTTCCCGTACACCCCCGCCACCAACCTCCTCCACGGGCTGGCCGAAGCCCTGCGGATGCTCCGGGCGGAAGGACTCCCCGCGGTCTTCGCCCGGCACGACCGGCATGCGGCGGCGACCCGGGCCGCCGTGCGCGGCTGGGGCCTCGAAGTGCTCTGCGCCGACGACCGCGAGCATTCGTCCTCACTCACCGCGGTGCTGATGCCCGAGGGCCAGGACGCCGACAAGGTGCGCGAGATCATCCTCGAACGGTTCGACATGTCGCTCGGCGCGGGCCTCGGCAGGCTCGCCGGACGGATCTTCCGCATCGGCCACCTCGGCCACCTCAACGACCTCACGCTCGCGGGCACCCTCGCCGGAGTGCAGATGGGTCTGCAACTGGCGGACGTGCGCATCGATCCCGGCGGGCTCACCGCCGCCCTGGACGTCCTGCGCGCCGAGTGA
- a CDS encoding sensor histidine kinase has translation MNTTAAPASTPTTSALAWCLHLLVVGLLALTAVRAVADGRPHAGWVVAVAAVCGLVYAVGPALPAVRRSRRAAALWLAAVGAGWLGLLGLSGDAVWLAFPLNFLQLHLLPRRAGLVAVTATAAAAIAGYAAHQGTFGVAMAVGPALGAAVAVAVVWGYQALYRESDQRRRLIEELTATRSDLAAAQHTAGVLAERERLAREIHDTLAQGLSSIQLLLRAAERALPTAPDSAARYVDQARQAAVDNLAEARRFVVALTPPGLEGTTLAGALERLCATTGTRHRITADFLRVGEPVPLPTAHEVALLRIAQSALANTVRHADARSATVTLHYLGDRVALDVVDDGQGYDPDHLPAPDPEAGGFGLAAMRSRVDALGGTLTIESAPGDGTALAVRLPLDPGGPLPAPDPAREAHQ, from the coding sequence GTGAACACCACCGCCGCCCCAGCCTCGACTCCCACCACCAGCGCCCTGGCCTGGTGTCTGCACCTCCTGGTCGTCGGCCTGCTCGCGCTGACCGCGGTACGGGCCGTGGCCGACGGGCGTCCGCACGCCGGGTGGGTCGTCGCCGTGGCCGCCGTGTGCGGCCTGGTCTACGCGGTGGGCCCCGCGCTGCCCGCGGTGCGGCGCTCGCGACGGGCGGCCGCGCTGTGGCTGGCCGCGGTGGGAGCCGGCTGGCTCGGGCTGCTCGGACTGTCCGGCGACGCGGTCTGGCTGGCGTTCCCGCTGAACTTCCTCCAGCTCCACCTGCTGCCCCGCCGCGCCGGACTCGTCGCCGTGACGGCGACCGCTGCGGCGGCCATCGCCGGCTACGCCGCCCACCAGGGAACCTTCGGCGTCGCCATGGCCGTCGGACCCGCCCTCGGCGCGGCCGTCGCTGTCGCGGTGGTGTGGGGGTACCAGGCCCTGTACCGGGAGAGCGACCAGCGCAGGCGCCTGATCGAGGAGCTCACCGCCACCCGCTCCGACCTCGCCGCCGCACAGCACACGGCCGGAGTGCTCGCCGAACGTGAACGGCTCGCCCGCGAGATCCACGACACCCTCGCCCAGGGCCTCTCCAGCATCCAGCTCCTGCTGCGCGCCGCCGAACGCGCCCTGCCCACCGCCCCCGACAGCGCCGCACGCTACGTCGACCAGGCCCGCCAGGCAGCCGTGGACAACCTCGCCGAAGCCCGCCGCTTCGTCGTCGCCCTCACCCCGCCCGGCCTGGAGGGCACCACGTTGGCCGGCGCCCTCGAACGACTCTGCGCCACCACCGGCACCCGCCACCGGATCACCGCGGACTTCCTCCGCGTCGGCGAGCCCGTACCCCTGCCGACCGCACACGAGGTCGCGCTGCTGCGGATCGCGCAGTCCGCCCTCGCCAACACCGTCCGCCACGCCGACGCCCGCAGCGCCACTGTCACCCTCCACTACCTCGGCGACCGCGTAGCCCTGGACGTCGTCGACGACGGACAGGGCTACGACCCGGACCACCTGCCCGCCCCCGACCCCGAAGCCGGCGGATTCGGCCTCGCCGCCATGCGCTCCCGAGTCGACGCGCTCGGCGGGACCCTCACCATCGAATCCGCGCCCGGCGACGGCACCGCACTGGCCGTCCGACTGCCCCTGGACCCCGGCGGGCCGCTCCCCGCCCCCGACCCCGCACGCGAGGCCCATCAGTGA
- a CDS encoding IclR family transcriptional regulator, with amino-acid sequence MQSVLNALRVLEEVAARQPIGVADLARSLELPKSSAQRALRTLHEAGWIRPAAGEVTRWVVTTKALQVGRRATGELSLRDVALPLMEELRRRIDETVHLTVPDGDRVVLIERLETSKPVRIILALGTQLPIHASANGKAVLAACSAEVIARHLDAGLEGFTDSTITDGERLLAELARIRERGYATNGGEWRDDVSAVAAAVRDESGAPVASISVNMPTSRMTREASVAYGALVSETAQQVSAALGHARPGGAGGPAVGR; translated from the coding sequence ATGCAGAGCGTTCTCAACGCACTTCGCGTGCTCGAAGAGGTCGCCGCGCGGCAGCCGATCGGCGTCGCCGACCTCGCCAGAAGCCTTGAGCTGCCCAAGAGTTCGGCGCAGCGCGCGCTGCGCACCCTGCACGAGGCGGGCTGGATCCGCCCGGCCGCCGGCGAGGTCACCCGCTGGGTCGTGACGACCAAGGCGTTGCAGGTCGGACGCCGCGCCACGGGGGAGTTGAGCCTGCGTGACGTCGCCCTGCCACTCATGGAGGAGCTGCGGCGGCGCATCGACGAGACGGTTCACCTGACCGTGCCGGACGGCGACCGGGTGGTGCTGATCGAGCGCCTGGAGACGTCGAAGCCGGTGCGGATCATCCTCGCCCTCGGCACCCAACTGCCCATCCACGCCTCCGCGAACGGCAAGGCGGTCCTCGCCGCCTGTTCCGCCGAGGTGATCGCCCGTCACCTGGACGCGGGTCTCGAAGGGTTCACGGACTCGACCATCACCGACGGGGAACGGCTGCTCGCCGAGCTCGCGCGGATCAGGGAGCGGGGGTACGCGACCAACGGCGGCGAGTGGCGGGACGACGTGTCCGCGGTCGCGGCCGCCGTGCGGGACGAGTCGGGCGCGCCGGTCGCCAGCATCAGCGTCAACATGCCGACGAGCCGGATGACGCGGGAGGCGAGCGTGGCCTACGGCGCGCTGGTGAGCGAGACCGCGCAGCAGGTCAGCGCGGCTCTGGGCCATGCGCGGCCGGGTGGGGCGGGCGGCCCCGCGGTGGGACGTTAG
- a CDS encoding FAD-binding and (Fe-S)-binding domain-containing protein, with the protein MTVTEGASPTHESSEFEGRAHELRKDLVRDLDGEVQFDDYTRHVFARDASMYAITPVGVVFPRHADDVAAAVAAAAAHRVPVVPRGAGTSLAGQTVGPGLVLDLSRHMNRVVELDPGSGTALVEAGVVQDQLNRAANPWGLMFGPDTSTSNRATIGGMIGNNSAGSGSVRYGMTIDHVRELDVVLSDASRVPLGRVEEAERAHRAEQPTLEGALYRELPEIVRANAAAIAEGFPAHWRRACGYRLDRLAREDTPFDLAKFVVGSEGTLAVVTRALVDLVPKPRLTVIAVGHFGSVADAIAGTQDALACDPAAVELMDRTILDLSRQKIEYAALGDILEGRPEALLFVSFTGDEEAELLDRMRRLTKLWTRHGHGYHTLQAVTPAQQSSLLKVRKAGLGLLMAASEGTRRPLAFVEDTAVDPEHLADYTRRFKDVLDRHDMTAGFYGHCSVGCLHIRPYLDLTDPADIRRMRAVAEEIKDLVAAYGGVNSSEHGDGLARSEFNREIFGEQLYEAMRQVKRLFDPDHLLNPGKIVDAAPMTENLRDAALAPAEPVRTRLSFEVVGGGGMRAAADRCMNIGLCRKSGSGAMCPSYMATRKEEDSTRGRAGALVKALSEPDPKAALGDERLHEILDLCLMCKACKSECPLGVDMATLKSETLSHYHDAHGVPLRSRLFGAIHLLNRLGSATAPLSNLPGRVPPLRRLMDRLVGIAPQRPLPVFVRRNLLRWHRRRTPVAHPVTQGTVTYLADSFTTYTEPGIGRAAIQLLERAGWQVRLESGGCCGRSSLSKGLVDDAKTKARHLAHSLARSTEAGSPIVGCEPTCLMTLRDEHRSLLPDDAAVEDIAGRVRQVEELLTEAVDAGRLRLRTDSWLAGRTLLYHGHCHQKAEVGTAATVALLNRIPGVTVTELDAGCCGMAGSFGFESEHYEVSMTVGEDRLFPAIQAAADDTVVVATGVSCRQQIFHGTERNAWHPVELVWEAVEHGR; encoded by the coding sequence ATGACCGTCACCGAGGGCGCAAGCCCGACGCACGAGAGCTCCGAGTTCGAGGGCCGGGCCCACGAGCTCCGGAAGGACCTGGTCCGTGACCTCGACGGAGAGGTCCAGTTCGACGACTACACACGGCACGTGTTCGCCAGGGACGCGAGTATGTACGCCATCACGCCCGTCGGCGTGGTCTTTCCCCGGCACGCCGACGACGTCGCCGCGGCGGTCGCCGCCGCGGCCGCCCACCGCGTGCCCGTCGTGCCGCGCGGCGCCGGGACGAGCCTCGCGGGCCAGACCGTCGGCCCCGGCCTCGTCCTCGATCTCTCCCGGCACATGAACCGCGTCGTGGAACTCGACCCCGGCAGCGGAACGGCCCTGGTCGAGGCGGGCGTCGTACAGGACCAGCTCAATCGGGCCGCGAACCCGTGGGGGCTGATGTTCGGCCCGGACACCTCGACCAGCAATCGGGCCACCATCGGCGGGATGATCGGCAACAACTCGGCCGGCAGCGGATCGGTGCGCTACGGCATGACCATCGACCACGTCCGCGAACTCGACGTGGTCCTCTCGGACGCCAGCCGGGTGCCCCTCGGCCGGGTCGAGGAGGCCGAACGCGCCCACCGCGCCGAGCAGCCGACTCTGGAGGGCGCCCTCTACAGGGAGCTGCCCGAGATCGTGCGGGCCAACGCGGCGGCCATCGCCGAGGGTTTCCCCGCGCACTGGCGCCGCGCCTGCGGCTACCGCCTGGACCGGCTGGCCCGCGAGGACACCCCGTTCGACCTCGCCAAGTTCGTCGTCGGCTCGGAGGGAACACTCGCCGTCGTGACCCGCGCCCTCGTCGATCTGGTGCCCAAGCCCCGCCTCACGGTGATCGCCGTCGGCCACTTCGGCTCGGTCGCGGACGCCATCGCGGGCACGCAGGACGCGCTGGCCTGCGACCCGGCCGCCGTGGAACTGATGGACCGCACGATCCTCGACCTGTCCCGGCAGAAGATCGAGTACGCGGCGCTCGGCGACATTCTGGAAGGCAGACCCGAAGCCCTCCTCTTCGTGTCCTTCACCGGCGACGAGGAGGCCGAACTCCTTGACCGGATGCGGCGCCTCACGAAGCTCTGGACGCGCCACGGGCACGGCTACCACACCCTTCAGGCCGTCACCCCGGCCCAGCAGTCGTCCCTGCTGAAGGTCCGCAAGGCCGGGCTCGGGCTGCTCATGGCGGCCAGTGAGGGCACCCGGCGCCCCCTCGCCTTCGTCGAGGACACCGCGGTCGACCCGGAGCATCTCGCCGACTACACCCGCAGGTTCAAGGACGTCCTCGACCGGCACGACATGACGGCCGGCTTCTACGGCCACTGCTCGGTCGGCTGTCTGCACATCCGGCCCTACCTCGACCTGACCGACCCCGCCGACATCCGCCGGATGCGGGCGGTCGCGGAGGAGATCAAGGATCTCGTCGCCGCGTACGGCGGGGTGAACTCCAGCGAACACGGCGACGGGCTCGCCCGCAGCGAGTTCAACCGGGAGATATTCGGCGAGCAGCTGTACGAGGCGATGCGTCAGGTGAAGCGGCTCTTCGACCCCGATCACCTCCTCAACCCGGGCAAGATCGTGGACGCGGCGCCGATGACGGAGAACCTCCGCGACGCGGCGCTGGCGCCCGCGGAGCCCGTGCGCACCCGGCTGTCCTTCGAGGTCGTCGGCGGTGGTGGGATGCGCGCCGCGGCCGACCGGTGCATGAACATCGGCCTGTGCCGCAAGTCCGGCAGCGGCGCCATGTGCCCCTCGTACATGGCCACCCGCAAGGAGGAGGACTCCACCCGCGGACGAGCGGGCGCCCTGGTCAAAGCCCTCTCCGAGCCCGACCCGAAGGCCGCTCTCGGGGACGAGCGGCTGCACGAGATCCTCGACCTGTGCCTGATGTGCAAGGCCTGCAAGAGCGAGTGCCCTCTCGGCGTCGACATGGCCACCCTCAAGAGCGAGACCCTCTCGCATTACCACGACGCCCATGGAGTGCCGCTGCGCTCCCGCCTGTTCGGGGCGATCCACCTCCTGAACCGGCTGGGGTCGGCGACGGCGCCCCTGTCCAACCTGCCGGGGCGCGTCCCACCGCTGCGCCGGCTCATGGACCGCCTGGTCGGCATCGCTCCGCAGCGGCCGCTGCCGGTCTTCGTGCGCCGCAACCTGCTGCGCTGGCACCGGCGCCGGACGCCTGTCGCGCACCCGGTCACCCAGGGCACCGTCACCTATCTCGCCGACTCCTTCACCACGTACACCGAGCCCGGCATCGGCCGTGCGGCCATCCAGCTCCTGGAACGGGCGGGGTGGCAGGTGCGTCTGGAGAGCGGCGGCTGCTGCGGCAGGTCCAGCCTCTCCAAAGGCCTGGTCGACGACGCGAAGACCAAGGCACGCCACCTCGCCCACTCCTTGGCGCGGTCGACGGAGGCCGGCTCACCGATCGTGGGCTGCGAGCCCACCTGTCTGATGACCCTGCGCGACGAACACCGGTCGCTGCTGCCGGACGACGCCGCCGTCGAGGACATCGCCGGGAGGGTCCGTCAGGTCGAGGAGCTCCTGACGGAGGCCGTCGACGCGGGGCGGCTGAGGCTGCGCACCGACTCGTGGCTGGCCGGGCGCACGCTGCTCTACCACGGCCACTGCCACCAGAAGGCGGAGGTGGGAACCGCCGCGACCGTCGCGCTCCTGAACCGCATCCCGGGCGTGACCGTGACCGAACTGGACGCCGGGTGCTGCGGGATGGCGGGTTCGTTCGGCTTCGAGTCCGAGCACTACGAGGTGTCGATGACGGTCGGCGAGGACCGGCTGTTCCCCGCGATCCAGGCGGCGGCGGACGACACGGTCGTGGTGGCCACCGGCGTCTCCTGCCGTCAGCAGATCTTCCACGGGACCGAGCGGAACGCCTGGCATCCGGTGGAGTTGGTGTGGGAGGCGGTGGAGCACGGGCGGTGA
- a CDS encoding helix-turn-helix transcriptional regulator: MPPELFGRREEIAALESLVGRVRAGHGGVLVLTAPPGIGRTALVEYARGIHDGSGPRLTCLDDVHRWDHASRTALAADLRRMSGPTPVAVLLTLAEHHTDTDEFAGLPTLRLGPLDDGAAAALLDRLTRGAADPAVGAWLVREAVGNPRLLTALVAALTPDQLTGRTPLPDTLPGGEDLFADHALRVDELPSPARALLLLATAAGEHEPDGAGADLSLILRAGGDLAGLTPAEAAGIVVRAGGRLHFTDTLLRRAVLRRTAPARRRTAHLRLARACRDRLPRLIQLACAADEHHARLAASLAAAAAAHPSHAGRSAALARAAALTAEPEARTDRLAEAAEAARLAGDPVRARALLARVGAVPAHGGVHRVRGLLALADGPADDARESLLTAAALLPPARARRALIGAAEAAWAMGDAAAYREAMTRLPTCEDDPMLEAYRTGMCAVLTGRTSEGHALLRRCLDGLRGVGGVAGVGGADVPAGLLRGGTAASGAGEPGGLLRIGGAALVVGEVEAACVAGARALAAVRAYGPEVLLPRTLEHLAYAELRAGRHTGARAHALEGLRAAHRIGQPNVAVSLHAVLALAASVEGDADACASHAAAAAAGAGPHGLTQAATLAVWAVARTELGAGRPADAAARLAPLVAPGPRRGHFAVRMLAVPCFVEAAVQVGRAAEARLATAEFTRWADATADRLASAQLARCRALLAPPQQAAAAYESAVAHHDRLPGEFERGRTQLLYGQWLRRRRRTREARGPLRDALVAFERCGARAWADRSRAELRAAGEAVAGEPNPGPLAALTPQQQRIARHVAEGATNREVAVRLSVSHRTVDHHLRNVFAALGVRSRVELSRLLAGEAGSGVVTVG, encoded by the coding sequence ATGCCGCCCGAACTGTTCGGCCGCCGCGAGGAGATCGCCGCCCTGGAGTCCCTGGTGGGGCGCGTACGGGCCGGGCACGGCGGTGTGCTCGTCCTGACCGCGCCGCCGGGCATCGGCCGTACCGCGCTGGTGGAGTACGCGCGGGGGATCCACGACGGCAGTGGGCCGCGGCTGACCTGTCTCGACGACGTGCACCGATGGGACCACGCATCCCGGACGGCTCTCGCCGCGGACCTCCGGCGGATGTCCGGCCCGACCCCCGTGGCCGTACTGCTCACCCTCGCTGAACACCACACCGACACGGACGAGTTCGCGGGGCTGCCGACGCTGCGGCTGGGGCCGCTCGACGACGGTGCGGCCGCCGCGCTGCTCGACCGGCTCACCCGGGGCGCCGCCGACCCCGCCGTCGGTGCCTGGCTGGTCCGCGAGGCCGTGGGGAATCCGCGGTTGCTCACCGCGCTCGTCGCGGCCCTCACCCCCGACCAGCTGACCGGCCGCACCCCGCTGCCCGACACCCTGCCCGGCGGCGAGGACCTCTTCGCCGACCACGCGCTCCGCGTCGACGAACTGCCCTCCCCCGCACGCGCGCTGCTGCTGCTCGCCACGGCGGCCGGAGAGCACGAGCCCGACGGCGCGGGCGCGGACCTCTCCCTGATACTGCGGGCCGGCGGCGACCTCGCGGGGCTCACCCCCGCCGAAGCGGCCGGGATCGTCGTCAGGGCCGGCGGACGGCTCCACTTCACCGACACCCTGCTGCGCCGTGCGGTGCTCCGACGCACCGCGCCCGCCCGCCGCAGGACCGCCCACCTCCGCCTCGCCCGTGCCTGCCGCGACCGTCTCCCCCGCCTGATCCAGCTCGCCTGTGCGGCGGACGAGCACCACGCGCGGCTCGCCGCGTCCCTCGCCGCCGCGGCGGCCGCGCACCCGTCGCACGCGGGTCGTTCCGCCGCCCTGGCACGCGCCGCGGCGCTCACCGCCGAGCCGGAGGCACGAACCGACCGTCTCGCCGAGGCAGCGGAAGCGGCCCGCCTCGCCGGGGATCCCGTACGGGCGCGTGCGCTGCTCGCCCGGGTCGGTGCCGTCCCCGCACACGGCGGCGTCCACCGGGTACGCGGACTGCTCGCCCTCGCCGACGGGCCGGCCGACGACGCCAGGGAGTCCCTGCTCACCGCCGCGGCACTGCTCCCGCCCGCGCGGGCCCGCCGCGCGCTCATCGGCGCGGCGGAGGCCGCGTGGGCCATGGGCGACGCGGCCGCCTACCGGGAGGCGATGACGCGATTACCGACGTGCGAGGACGACCCGATGCTGGAGGCGTACCGCACAGGAATGTGCGCGGTCCTGACGGGCCGCACCTCGGAGGGCCACGCACTGCTGCGCCGCTGTTTGGACGGTTTGCGCGGGGTGGGAGGGGTCGCAGGGGTTGGTGGGGCGGACGTGCCCGCTGGGTTGTTGCGGGGCGGGACAGCGGCTTCTGGGGCGGGTGAGCCCGGTGGGTTGTTGCGGATCGGGGGTGCCGCTCTGGTCGTTGGTGAGGTCGAGGCCGCCTGTGTTGCCGGGGCGCGGGCGCTCGCTGCCGTGCGGGCCTACGGGCCCGAGGTCCTGTTGCCCCGTACTCTGGAGCACCTGGCCTACGCGGAGTTGCGTGCCGGGCGTCATACCGGCGCCCGTGCTCACGCCCTCGAAGGGCTGCGGGCCGCGCACCGGATCGGGCAGCCCAACGTCGCCGTTTCGCTGCACGCCGTCCTCGCGCTCGCCGCGTCCGTGGAAGGGGACGCCGACGCCTGCGCCTCGCACGCGGCGGCCGCGGCCGCGGGTGCCGGGCCGCACGGTCTCACGCAGGCCGCCACCCTCGCCGTCTGGGCCGTCGCCCGGACGGAACTCGGCGCGGGTCGTCCCGCCGACGCGGCGGCGCGGCTCGCCCCACTGGTCGCCCCCGGGCCTCGCCGCGGCCACTTCGCCGTGCGCATGCTGGCCGTCCCCTGTTTCGTGGAAGCGGCCGTACAGGTCGGGCGCGCGGCGGAGGCGCGGCTTGCCACCGCGGAGTTCACCCGCTGGGCCGACGCGACCGCCGACCGGCTCGCGTCGGCCCAACTCGCGCGCTGTCGCGCCCTGTTGGCACCGCCCCAGCAGGCGGCCGCGGCGTACGAGAGCGCGGTCGCCCACCACGACCGTCTGCCGGGCGAGTTCGAACGCGGCCGTACGCAACTCCTGTACGGGCAGTGGCTGCGGCGCCGTCGTCGTACCCGCGAGGCGCGCGGGCCGTTGCGTGACGCGCTGGTCGCCTTCGAGCGGTGCGGCGCGCGGGCCTGGGCGGACCGCAGCCGCGCCGAACTGCGGGCCGCGGGCGAGGCGGTCGCCGGGGAGCCGAACCCCGGGCCCCTGGCCGCGCTGACTCCGCAGCAGCAGCGCATCGCCCGGCACGTCGCGGAGGGCGCCACCAACCGGGAGGTCGCGGTGCGCCTCTCCGTGAGCCACCGCACCGTCGACCATCACCTGCGCAACGTGTTCGCGGCCCTGGGCGTACGGTCCCGCGTCGAGCTGTCGCGGCTGCTCGCCGGGGAGGCAGGCAGCGGCGTCGTCACCGTCGGATGA